A segment of the Trifolium pratense cultivar HEN17-A07 linkage group LG7, ARS_RC_1.1, whole genome shotgun sequence genome:
GGGTGCTTATTATCCATTTGACCTCAATCACTtagttaaaattaaataagctTGTCCCAACTGTCAGAACACCTACACACGAAAATAGAAGAAGTTTTTTTAACAtagtttttagtccctataaatatattatttcttatttttagttTCTCTATAAAATTGCTACAAACAATGGTGCTCCAAATATTATTCCTCGGAAAATTAGATCAATgttgttaaaataagtttttagcCTCTCTAAACATGGTCACATTTGCAGCCTTTAACAATAAGAAACAAACTTGCTGACAAAATATTTAGACAAttattgtttgaatttttttttagaggaactaaaaaaaattacattcaaaaatgaaaaatagtttatttgTAGGCAcaaaaatagtatattttatagagataaattaataattatttttgggttATGTTTATATTGAGTTTGGGCTGTATGGAATCATGACCAACAAAGTTATGGGCCAAGAACAGGTCcgtgaaaatttaaaaactaataaaataaaaaacaaaataaaaatcgcTAGAAGGAGGGGTTGAACCTCCGACCTTGTGGTTAACAGCCACACgctctaaccaactgagctatTCCAGCAACTTGTAATAGCTTTATTACTATTTGTATTCATTATTAACATACGATGTGAAAGAAACATACACAAAACATGCAATAAAGTAAACCATAAATGGAACTATACAAAAATCATTGTAGCATTTTGGAGATGTGAAATACTTCTTAGAAATTTTGGAGATATGAAATACTTAGAAAAATTGCTATTACAATTGTGAGTTATATTcttttagggcccgtttggtgtaCAGGATAGCATAGTTAAtttttgatagtaaattaaaattgaaaattaataaaataatttgatagtaaattaataataaaataattaatttttaaatatatatgtgattttctcacaagggtaattttgtaatttatataatctaaaaaatcaaaattctcctaaaattacaatattttaaattaaaataattattaaaaattgcaaaataagaatattaatttaaatttaataacaacttaaatataattcttttgcaatggtagttttattatttacatatatcatatatttatttagcttatctaacatgtataattgagttatttatttgatcatgattcatataaaaaacttaatttgtttattttctcatgatttgtatttaaaatttaaagttatttgattactttttctttttgtacaattacttatttatatttttatttataaaattcaaagtattacaatataatttttaacaaataacaattgttttacgagggtaattttgtcaattaaatatgttatatatcttatcatattattatgagcaagtatgtattaaaaacaaaatataatagttatcatgtttgttatcctgtgtgcaccaaacacaggataggataactgaggataactgttatcctgctgatatcctattctatcactatcctgttgtatatcctatcatgtcactatcctatcctgcgcaccaaacgggccctgataggatataaaacaggataaggataggataatAACAGGATAACatttatactcagttatcatatcctatgtttggtgcacacaggataacaaacatgataactattatattttgtttttaatatatactcgctcataataatatgataagatatataacatatttaattgacaaaattactcttgtaaaacaattgttatttttttaaaattattttgtaatactttgaattttataaataaaaaatataaataagtaatcaaataactttatataatttaaaataaaaatcatgagaaaataatcaagtttaattttttatatgaatcatgatcaaataaataactctataatatatacatgttagataagccaaataaatatatgatatatctcatacgtaaataataaaactactattgcaaaagaattatatttaattttttataaaatttaaattaatatccctatttgtcaattttttaataatcattttactttaaaatattgtaattttagtaaaattttgattttttaaaatatataaattacaaaattacccctgtgagaaaatcacatatatatatttaaaaattaattattttattatttatattttattaattttattttatgtattttaaaatatattttataaaataaatcagtaaattttttttcttcttatcctatcctgctggtaacccagctcaaattcaggataagaattataactagagagacatgataggataagcttcaggattaacttatcatatcatgttgtatcaccaaacactagattgcgacaggatatgatacagttatcctatcatgtctcttatcctgtgcaccaaacggacccttaagtAAGAAAATAGTTTACATGAGGTGCAAATGCAATTATAGCACAAAGAATTTCCTGTAATATCAAAGTAACGATAAATCAGtacaaaaatatcattaattatGATCGGAATATTGAAGCAAGTTTGAAGAATTAGTCAGACAAAGGTAAGGTACATGCacttagaaaataattttgggattttaattttttttaattaaagatatactaaaatacaagccaaattcatgtggaaagagacGTAACGGGGATACTCGATCCCCTTTGAGTATGAATTTGGGGTTATACTTTGTATCCTCCTCAGAATTCGGGTGGGTTTGAAAAAACCCAAACTTCACAAGTTTGAATTTAGGGTGGACAAAATCCGTCCCCGTCTTATCCCACCTCGTTGCCAATCCTACTTGTTAATTAGTGCACTAGATTTAATTTCACACacaaaaaagtttacaaagaaaTTAGAAAACACTCTATTATTATAGAATTGtatgttaaaattatatatctAAAATGTCAACTTAGAatagtaatataaattatttcattCATGCCACCTTTATGAAGAAATATAAGACACATCATTCTAATTCTCAAATTCAGAAAATCTCGGATTCAAGATCTATCTTTTTTATCATCGGAGTCTTTGgagttttttaaaatatatttttactattaaaattttaaaaacaaaaaatcagaaaaaataattaaataatttttttgctttcaccactaattttattttgttcggAGGTCACGGTAACATCAAATGGTTCTAATCCCCTCTCGcagttaatttttttgggtcaaatagcctagtggctagagtctcacacatttaaatgtggaatCTGGGATTCGAACCCCAACCATGCCAATAATATCTCTGGTAGATAttatttgagctacacttattaCCCTCACAGTTACTTTGTTAGTACTCCACTATTTACtacatttaaaaatttatttatccaatttattaatttatttaagcaaataaaaaatagatagatagaaaAATTGTGAGAGTGATGAGGTTATGTTGTGTTTGGCTAAAACCTTTGAAACATAGAAAAAGGGTCAAAATGGCCCAATTTTTAAACTTTCgcaattttcttttcttccctTCTCTTCCTCTCTCCTCTAAACCCTCTCCCCATCTCCGATTTCTCTCAACCCTTGTCtcctcctcttcttcttcttcttcttcctcaccACGCCGCCGTAACGTTAACGTTCCTCCTCTTCATCTCCGCCGCAGATACACCAAAACCACAACCACCCCAATGGTGGAACTTGAAGAGACCCCTTCCTTCGGCACTTCCGGTTTCAACAAAAGAAGAGCAGAAGGAACTGATAAAACTGATTTACCTAAGAAAAATCTTCAACTCAAAGTTCGAAAACTTAATCCTATTAACACCATTTCTTATGTACAGGTATTGGGTTGGTTCTATTTTCTCTCATTGTTTTGTGTTTAAGTagatattgaaatttgaaaattaaaaattggttttttatttgattgtttgtgatttttgtttgtagATTTTGGGTACTGGAATGGATACTCAAGATACTTCACCTGCTGTTATGCTTTTCTTTGATAAACAAAGGTTTATATTTAATGCTGGGGAGGTAAGTGTATTgcataatctataatctatgaATTTTATCATGTTATTGTCTTACccttttttatatgttatatcaTAAAGAAAAGAACTTTGTGCATGTTTGAATCAACTCATTTGAGCTTATATAGTGGCGTAAACACGTGTGAGACCACCGTCCGAGAGAGCTTATTAAAACAATTTATGACATGCCCTTAGGTtgtcagcttatttccataggCTCTCGATGATAGCTTATGGAAACAGGTTATAGATGTggcataaacacttgtgagactatctgagagagtttatgaaaacaatttatgacATGCCCATAAGTTGTTAgctttagcttatgaaaacaccttgacattgttttattttttgttatagaaatagatTGTTTATATATACACAAGCACTTATATGACTTAGGGCCcgtttatttttgagcttatgcaaacaacttattcaatataaattaggttttatgctattttattaGTACACAccagtgaaaattgtatttttataaactatttatcataaactaccttgaaaaacttataataatacataaaaattacataagctgtttgcataagctcaaaaataagctaatccaaatggGCCCTTAATGCATGTGCTTATTGTAGTGTTTATGTTCTAGGTGCTTAATTAAGTggtttatccaaacatggccTTAATGTATGACTTGACTTATAAGATAGATTTGTTTATTAACCTtatatcatatttcaattcaGGGACTACAAAGATTTTGCACTGAGCATAGGATTAAGTTATCAAAGGTATCATGTATCTGAAACTTTTAAGTTATCATATTTAGTTTCACACacttgctaattttttttttcttcttcagatAGATCACATATTTCTTTCTCGTGTCTGTTCCGAGACTGCCGGTGGGCTGCCAGGTCCGTgttggattattattattaatcttgTGATTTTAGTCAATGTTCATACTATATGTTGCAGAAAATAACATACTATAATTTGATGTTTAAATTATATTTCTGCTTTCTGGAATActtaaatttgatatttagagTAACAATACATTAAGAATAGCTTTGAAAATACTCACAACCGTTCATCAACTCACAGGTTTACTGCTTACTTTGGCTGGCATGGGAGACGAGGGGATGTCTGTAAGTAGCAGACTAACTTCATATAATCTTCCAGTTCtgtcaaatatatttattataaatgctaactttttttaatttacaggTCAACATATGGGGTCCTTCAGATCTTAAGTATTTAGTAGATGCCATGAGATCTTTTATCCCCAATGCCGCCATGGTTCACACAAAAAGCTTTGGACCTACCTTCGGCACCAATGAGTCCACTGTGCAGTGTCAAAATGACCCCATTGTTCTTGTTGATGATGAGGTGGTCAAAATATCAGCCATCATCCTTCAACCTTGTCGAAGCCCTTCACAAAAGACAGATCATAGCACAAATATTGTTGATTCCCCCAATGGTAAAAAGCTGTCAGCTGCTAAGCTTGGTGATATGTCTGTAGTATATGTTTGCGAGCTGCCTGAGATTAAGGGAAAATTTGATCCGGAGAAGGCTAAGGCACTTGGCCTCAGACCTGGTCCAAAGTATCGTGAACTGCAACTTGGAAATTCGGTGGAATCTGATCGCCAGAATGTTATGGTAAGCCTCAAAACTGTAACACATTAATGTATACCCAAACCACGGTGGCAGGAAATTTTCATAAGAATTCATTTTGAGACACATAGATTTCCGTCACACATGTGAGTTAGTTTATTTTTAGTTTGATGTTGAGCTTATGTACATTTTTTTGTAACTTTTCCTACCACAATAGGTTCATCCAAGTGATGTCATGGATCCTTCTATTCCTGGTCCTATTGTACTCGTTGTAGATTGTCCAACAGAATCTCACTTAGAAGCAATGTTGTCTGCAAAATCACTGGCCACGTATGGGGATCAAGTGGGAAACCTGCCAAAGGCTGATAGGAGTGTTTCATGTGTAATTCACTTAACTCCTGAATCTGTTGTAAGTTGTTCAAACTACCAAAACTGGATGAAGACATTTGGTTCTGCACAGCATATCATGGCCGGACATGAAAAGTAATGTGTTAGTCTTTCTGGGGAGTCCTTTTTTCCTGGTTTTCCTAGCCTGTTTTATTAGTGATTAATTCTGGTTGCTCTTGCTGTTTGCAGGAAGAATGTAGAGGTTCCTATTTTGAAAGCTAGTGCAAGAACTGCAACACGACTTAATTACTTGTGTCCTCGGTTCTTTCCAGCTCCAGGATTTTGGTCTCTTGCAAATCAGAATTGCTCAAAACCTGGATCTCTTGCTTCAAGTGAGGTTTGTCACAATGAGGTAGATAGGGAAATTTGCTTACATGTACAATTGGTAGTTATGACATACATGTGTGATGTGTctaattaaagtgtttgatttgattctTTTGCAGGATTCTTTATCAGCACTTTCTAACGTCATTTCTGCTGAAAATCTTCTCAAGGTATGGAAGATGGACTTTGCCTGACTGTTAACTTATTTGTTCCTAAAGATGTCAAAATAAAGTTTTTGGAATTTGAGATGTGTCTAATTTTCACATGACTGGTGATgacatttattttgaaaaagaagagaCTATTATTGTTAAgttatatgattatgaattaTACCTAATGCTGCAACACAGGCTCAAGTAACAACCATGTGATTTTCAAATTAGGAATAGTCCTGGTGATCTAACATGCGAATGTGTTCGAACAATCCTAAACTATTTGATGCGCCACTAATAAAGAACATAAGAACGGTGTTGTTGTTGAATCCTTGGAGAGTGGTTTTCTCATGAATCTTGTATGatgcaaaaataataaataattcaaGCAAATTTTCATGTCCCCAAACTTGATGTAAATACATTTAGAGAACTTTCTTTTCTTAGGTTTTACTCTTTATTTTTTGCAATCAAATCATCTTCGATGTGATGCTATTTTCCCACTAGAGCtctattaattttctttttggacGAGATTTAATGTTCTCCTCCTTGATATGTGCTACTTAAACCATCTCCCTAATAAATTTGTCACATTATGACTATTACTTCACTTGTTCGTTCTTTGTTCTTGCTTTTACCAAGTTGATATATTGATATATAAATTGCTCTATGCTATACAGTTTACTTTGCGTCCCTACGTTAATCTTGGGTTGGATAGATCTAGTATTCCAACTAAAGTGTCTTCCTCAGAAATTATTGATGAGTTGCTGTCAGAGATTCCAGAGGTTGTGGAAGCAGCTCAGCAAGTCAGTCAGCTCTgtcaagattccagtcagacaAAGGAGGATACGGTTCCTGTGGCTGATCACCAGATGGTGATTGAAGAGCCATGGCTGTGTGAAGATGGTATTACTCCTGCTTGCTTGGAAAATATAAGGAGAGACGACTTGGAGATAGTGCTTCTTGGAACTGGTTCATCCCAGCCATCCAAGTATCGAAACGTGACCTCAATCTATATAAATCTTTTTTCGAAAGGGGGTGTGCTCTTGGACTGTGGTGAAGGAACCTTAGGACAGCTCAAAAGAAGGCAAGTCTAAATTAAATTGATTATTATTCTACTGctcttgttttcttcttttaaccTGAACTGTTGGTTGATGTATCCCTTGGAAACAGATATGGCGTAAGTGGTGCTGATGATGTTGTGAAATCTTTAACCTGCATTTGGATTTCACATATTCATGCCGATCACCACACTGGGTTGGCTAGGATTCTTGCTCTGCGCCGTGATTTGCTGAGGGGGGTTCCTCATGAACCAGTGCTTGTTGTAGGACCAAGGAAGCTAAAGAGATATTTAGATGCGTACCAAAGACTAGAAGATTTAGATATGCTGTTTCTTGACTGCAAACACACCTTAGCAGCGTCATTGGATGATTTTGAGAATGACATGCAAGAAACAGTTAAATCTCAGGATCTGAGCAATAATAATGCAGAAATAAACGCATCAAAAGTCGATTCAACTTTATTTGCTAAAGGGTCTCAAATGCAAAGTTATTGGAAAAGACCAGGTAGTCCTGTTGACAAAGATGCAGTTTATCCCCTCCTAAGGAAATTGAAGGGGGTAATCCAAGAAGCCGGTCTCAGTGCCTTGATTAGTTTTCCTGTTGTACATTGTCCACAGTCATATGGTGTTGTCCTAAAAGCAGAAGAAAGGATTAATAGTGTTGGAAAAGTGATACCTGGTTGGAAGATTGTATATTCTGGTGACACACGGCCCTGCCCAGAGCTAATAGAAGCATCTCGAGATGCAACTGTTCTTATACACGAGGCAAGTCTTTTATTTTAAACCTTTTTTGCTTCGATTCTTTTTCCTTCTGCAGTGAATGTTTTAAGCCCAACAATATACATTATCGTCCACACTAGTGTGTTTTCTTCAACATTGATTGCGTTTGCATAAACATCTTAAATTAGCACTTATTGCATGAATTGAGTGCTTATAAGTATTTATATCAGTGTTTATTGTAAGTTGTTTTTATTCGCTGTCATGGAAAGCTTATTAAATAAGCCAAAACAGCTTGTGAATATGTTATAAGCCATTTCATAAACTCTTTCAAACACTTGTACGTGTACTTATGTCATAAgatataatgtaaaattaagTTGTAAACGTCGGTAATTGATGAAATGCTAATTGATGCAGGCAACATTTGAGGAGGGTATGGTAGAGGAGGCTATAGCAAAAAACCACAGCACCACTAATGAAGCCATAGAAATGGGAGAAAAAGCTAACGTATATCGTATCATACTTACTCACTTCAGCCAAAGATATCCAAAAATTCCTGTATTTGATAAAGCACACATGGATAAAACATGTATTGCATTTGACTTGATGAGTATCAATATAGCAGATTTAGCAGTGCTTCCCAAAGTTCTTCCATATCTGAAATTGCTTTTCAGAAACGACATGATAGTTGACGAGTCAGACGATGTAGTAGTAGATGTTGCCGCTTCGGCTTCTTGACTAAATGTATCAATTTATTCTTTTTGCATAAtctgattattattatagtaCTATGCCAGGCTAGGCAACAATTTACAAGCATTTATCCTCACAGCTTCCCCAACATTTagcttgtaatttattttttggccGAATGGAGGGTATTAGCTTGTAATTGTTGAGCgatgtagtcatttttaatttaagaaatGACACGTGTTTGTTTTGACGAAAATAaacttatagcatttcattaatcaaaatatatgcaaaataATTTCTATAACGATCAAAATTACTTTCTCTGCACAAACTTCACACTAAAGTTTCAATAAGGAGGATTAGCATATGATTATTAATTCTAGTTTAGATAGGAAAATATAAAAGTTAAGTTATGTGTGAtcaaaacataattaattaattgataatctatctatctatattacATGTATGTATTCTAAACTACACTAATGCAGTCTCCCTCTCTCTTTCTATGTGCCAGCCCTAGTTTTTCAACCTTGAGCTCTCTTGTTCCTTTACTGATTAGGGGGTGGTTTTAGGTCATTCTTGGTCTAAAATCACCCATctccatattttttatttgcttttattttaaataagtgatttttcgcATAGAGTCTTTTAgttgttttcttttgtatttgtgatttcgtcgtccGAGTGCGGGATTTGTGTTGATCGTCGTCCGAGTGCggcattttttattttccgtCTTGTGGTGTTcgtttagttcatattgaaatattcatattgaaagatcatcttcaatcaattgcagattcaatcaattaTTTGGGCATCAACGTTGCACATCTGGAAGCATGAACATTCTAGTGACTTTAATCTTATTGTAGTATTTATAGCTATTTTTCCGTTATATGTTATTAACATGGATtatgtgagtttgtttgcagaaTCATCCTTcttgtttttagcgatgttgaatttatattttgatcggatgtactctatcaattattggaatgaatatcgtcttttttagtaaaaaaaaaaaaactacactaATGCTTAAAGTTATTCCTAAGCCTCCATTTTGCCTGTGGCATGTCTAAATGAGCTCAAATTCTctattttctattaaaaacCTTGCCAAACTCTCTTAACATTTCGTATTATGCTCCactaaattaatttaatgagTAGTAATGCATTAAtagattaaaagaaaaaataactgCTCTATTGAGACAAATATtctttaatacattttttttatattctttttcttAACTCTTCGCTAATCCTTAAAATAGGActtaaataaaagaaacaaatgcaacataatatatatgttcAATAGATTATATCATTAGAAATCGAAGCAAGATTATATCATTAGACACTACTTTTGAAAAAACTTACGTGCATAAATATTCTTATGCTTATATCGTTAcctgatgacattttttttttaagaacctGATGACATTGTACACTTATACTTATGTGTCAACTTTagaatatttcaaaatatctaatctttttatttatctttatttatttatgatttgtAGCAATAATAATTAATCTTTAGCTCAAAGGTTTCATAACAATTACAATTAGTAACGCGTCCAAAAACATATGATGAATAAACGAAGGATTTGGATTTTTTAAAGTATTAGACAAATTTTTTTAGGGTAATTTGGTCATGACAACACATATAAATGCACTCAAATACTCCTCCgtaaaattttataagaaaaaatgcactttttagattcattttatattaaatatataataaacttaaaaactacatttttacttataaagtgttacaTGTATacaatattttctctttcttagtTAATTTTAGCTTGAATGTAGGTGAATTTAAAGATATCAAAggtagagaatccaaatcccttTGGGAAACAAATTATATGTTGTAGTTTCTTCTAACATAATTTTTACACTGTTTTAGATTAGAGTCGTCCGATTTTATTACATAATTAATCTGAACTGTCTAATATGTAATTAATGACTCATATCTGAAATAGTGCAAAAACAGTGTGATTTTTAATGGTAGCAAATCGAAATCCCAACCTTTGAACTACTACATTTACTTTTTCGAAGATCAAAATGGTGATTTGTCCCATaatattcattcaataaaaagataaaaaaatcttACCCACACACACCGCCACCTGCTCAATGACTTTCTTATGaaatttagggtctgtttggttcaaaatagggggaggggaggtgaggtatttttatagaggggaggggagggaaattttttaattacatatgtgtttggttcaaaagaggggagaggaggggaggtgagatattttaattaaatatatgtttggttcacaaggggaggggaggtattttAAAAGCAAATTACGTTTTTACCCTTAAAATCTTATAACActcatatttttaaaactaatatctctttattattacatcaaaacaaataacacatacttttcaaagaaaaaaaatatcacatgcACGAAACTCACTACCACACCAAGAAATTCACTACATAGACATTAAAACCAAAACTTTGATTCAATAAAACACGGAAGGAAATATTCAAACAAAGTACATCGTACAACCTCCAAAATATTCGTAAATGTTCAAACAAGTGttccaaatatttaaaaacatattaaaatgcaaataaaatattcataaacATCATAGCACCATTATAGGATGattaattagatgaaccaaagaCCAGTTGCATTATCACAGCTTTGCGTGCTTCAAGTGAAAATTGGAGAATCATTCTAAGTTTGTTAACATCGTTCATGACAGCACAATATATCTCAGGCAATGACGCTGCCTCACACCCGCAACCCTCTATTAAATTCCATGTTTCTTCACCAGAAATTGGAGGCAGATCATATTTTTGACGTTCTCTCATTATTTCATTTCCTTCTCGTAGTGCCTCAACAACCATATTCATTGACTCTTTCatttcaatcatttcattgggacaaaataatattatttctaaTAATAAATCTGATAATTCATCGCCATCAGCTCGGTTGGGTCCATAAAGTGTCACCATCTTCTCATTATTTGGTAGTGggacaaaataatattatttctaaTAATAAAACTTGTGTGAATTCAACAGTGTTATCTTAAGCTTTATGGAGATGATCACATTCCTACGTAATGCAAGGTTGCCTGTACCACATTCCTTATTTGAATTGTAACATGTCTGGTTCGTTTATTCAGTTTTATGTTGCCACATTTGCATCAAGGGTCCtgccttttgttttgttttagtttgGCATATGAGACAATACCGCGTCACCGGGAGTATAGATCATCTCCACAAAGCAAGAAACAATAGGGATCTTTGActattgtaatattattttGGTTATCCTCAATGAGAATTAGATCCAGATACATACTTGATGAGCAACAACGACACCACAGGTACAAACAGAGGTAGACAAGGAGTATAGGCAATACAAACAACAAAgacttaataataaaaatggtaataaggataatattggaattctaaaatatattgagaataattttgtcaatttaataaactttaaaaaaacttccctcccctcccctccaaatccccccaatttggggggaagcaaaaattgagtttaggagGGATTCTgcttacctcccctcccctcatatcccctcctaaaaattgaac
Coding sequences within it:
- the LOC123897378 gene encoding tRNase Z TRZ3, mitochondrial; the protein is MRLCCVWLKPLKHRKRVKMAQFLNFRNFLFFPSLPLSSKPSPHLRFLSTLVSSSSSSSSSSPRRRNVNVPPLHLRRRYTKTTTTPMVELEETPSFGTSGFNKRRAEGTDKTDLPKKNLQLKVRKLNPINTISYVQILGTGMDTQDTSPAVMLFFDKQRFIFNAGEGLQRFCTEHRIKLSKIDHIFLSRVCSETAGGLPGLLLTLAGMGDEGMSVNIWGPSDLKYLVDAMRSFIPNAAMVHTKSFGPTFGTNESTVQCQNDPIVLVDDEVVKISAIILQPCRSPSQKTDHSTNIVDSPNGKKLSAAKLGDMSVVYVCELPEIKGKFDPEKAKALGLRPGPKYRELQLGNSVESDRQNVMVHPSDVMDPSIPGPIVLVVDCPTESHLEAMLSAKSLATYGDQVGNLPKADRSVSCVIHLTPESVVSCSNYQNWMKTFGSAQHIMAGHEKKNVEVPILKASARTATRLNYLCPRFFPAPGFWSLANQNCSKPGSLASSEDSLSALSNVISAENLLKFTLRPYVNLGLDRSSIPTKVSSSEIIDELLSEIPEVVEAAQQVSQLCQDSSQTKEDTVPVADHQMVIEEPWLCEDGITPACLENIRRDDLEIVLLGTGSSQPSKYRNVTSIYINLFSKGGVLLDCGEGTLGQLKRRYGVSGADDVVKSLTCIWISHIHADHHTGLARILALRRDLLRGVPHEPVLVVGPRKLKRYLDAYQRLEDLDMLFLDCKHTLAASLDDFENDMQETVKSQDLSNNNAEINASKVDSTLFAKGSQMQSYWKRPGSPVDKDAVYPLLRKLKGVIQEAGLSALISFPVVHCPQSYGVVLKAEERINSVGKVIPGWKIVYSGDTRPCPELIEASRDATVLIHEATFEEGMVEEAIAKNHSTTNEAIEMGEKANVYRIILTHFSQRYPKIPVFDKAHMDKTCIAFDLMSINIADLAVLPKVLPYLKLLFRNDMIVDESDDVVVDVAASAS